One region of Bacillus zhangzhouensis genomic DNA includes:
- a CDS encoding glycoside hydrolase family 9 protein: MASYNYVEVLQKSMLFYEAQRSGRLPESNRLNWRGDSGLEDGKDVGHDLTGGWYDAGDHMKFGLPMAYSATVLAWTVYEYREAYEEAELLDEILDQIKWATDYFLKAHTGPNEFWAQVGDGNADHAWWGPAEVMPMSRPAFKIDEHCPGTEVAAQTAAALAAGSIIFKETDASYAANLLTHAKQLYAFADQYRGKYTDCVTNAQPFYNSWSGYIDELIWGGIWLYLATNEETYLNQALKAVEEWPKDWDYTFTMSWDNIFFASQILLARITKENRFIESAERNLDYWTTGLVRNGKVERITYTPGGLAWLDQWGSLRYAANAAFLAFVYADWVTDQEKKNRYQSFAVKQTHYMLGDNPLNRSYVVGFGQNPPKHPHHRTAHGSWSNQLTNPPYHRHTLYGALVGGPNAQDQYEDDISNYISNEVATDYNAAFTGNIAKMVQLFGQGQSKLPNFPPKEQAEDEFFVEAAVMHNDTTSTQVKAVLYNRSGWPARSSQTLSFRYYVNLSEVFAKGFTEKDIQVTAVYNEGASLSPLKVYDASARIYFAEIDFTGVAIFPGGESEHKKEIQFRLSAPNGSNVWDASNDYSYQGLTFNMQKTTKIPVFDDGVLVFGTLPDK; the protein is encoded by the coding sequence ATGGCATCTTACAACTATGTAGAGGTTCTACAAAAATCCATGCTGTTTTATGAAGCGCAGCGGTCAGGCCGGCTTCCGGAAAGTAATCGTCTTAACTGGCGGGGAGATTCTGGACTAGAGGACGGGAAGGATGTTGGCCATGACTTAACTGGCGGCTGGTATGATGCAGGAGATCATATGAAATTTGGGCTTCCGATGGCTTACTCAGCAACCGTGCTTGCATGGACAGTGTATGAATACAGAGAAGCTTATGAAGAGGCGGAGCTGCTTGATGAGATACTAGATCAAATCAAGTGGGCAACGGATTATTTCTTGAAAGCACATACAGGACCGAATGAATTTTGGGCGCAAGTAGGGGATGGAAACGCCGATCATGCTTGGTGGGGGCCAGCAGAAGTGATGCCGATGAGCCGGCCAGCTTTTAAAATTGATGAACATTGTCCTGGAACAGAAGTAGCTGCACAAACAGCGGCGGCTTTAGCAGCAGGTTCTATCATTTTTAAAGAAACAGATGCGTCTTATGCAGCAAATCTTTTGACGCATGCCAAACAGCTATATGCATTTGCTGACCAATATCGCGGCAAATATACAGATTGTGTCACCAATGCGCAGCCATTTTACAACTCATGGAGCGGCTATATTGACGAACTTATTTGGGGCGGAATCTGGCTGTACTTGGCGACAAATGAAGAAACCTATTTAAACCAGGCATTAAAAGCGGTAGAGGAATGGCCGAAGGATTGGGATTATACGTTTACCATGTCATGGGACAATATTTTTTTTGCTTCACAAATCTTACTTGCAAGAATTACGAAAGAGAACAGATTTATAGAATCGGCAGAGCGCAATCTTGATTACTGGACCACAGGTCTTGTTCGAAATGGAAAAGTAGAAAGAATCACCTATACGCCTGGCGGTTTGGCATGGCTTGATCAATGGGGTTCACTTCGTTATGCCGCAAATGCAGCATTTTTAGCCTTTGTCTATGCTGATTGGGTAACTGATCAAGAAAAGAAGAATCGATACCAATCGTTTGCGGTCAAGCAAACGCACTATATGCTAGGTGATAATCCGCTGAATAGAAGCTACGTCGTTGGGTTTGGCCAGAATCCGCCGAAGCACCCGCACCACCGTACTGCACATGGCTCATGGTCTAACCAACTGACAAATCCACCTTATCACCGGCACACTCTTTATGGAGCGCTTGTTGGGGGTCCTAATGCACAGGATCAATATGAAGATGACATCTCTAATTATATATCTAACGAGGTGGCGACTGATTATAATGCCGCCTTTACTGGAAATATCGCTAAAATGGTGCAGCTGTTTGGTCAAGGACAATCAAAGCTGCCAAATTTCCCGCCTAAAGAACAAGCGGAGGATGAGTTTTTTGTAGAGGCAGCTGTGATGCATAACGATACAACATCTACTCAAGTGAAAGCAGTGCTGTACAACCGTTCCGGCTGGCCGGCAAGAAGCAGTCAAACGCTCTCCTTTAGATATTACGTGAATCTGAGCGAGGTTTTTGCAAAGGGATTCACTGAAAAGGATATTCAAGTGACAGCAGTCTACAATGAAGGCGCTTCATTGTCGCCTTTAAAGGTATATGACGCATCTGCCCGTATCTATTTTGCGGAAATCGATTTTACGGGTGTTGCTATTTTTCCTGGAGGAGAATCTGAGCATAAGAAGGAAATACAATTTCGATTATCTGCTCCAAACGGATCGAATGTATGGGATGCTTCAAATGATTATTCCTATCAAGGATTAACATTCAATATGCAGAAAACAACAAAGATTCCTGTCTTTGACGATGGTGTTTTAGTATTTGGCACACTTCCAGACAAATAA
- a CDS encoding glycoside hydrolase, whose translation MSNKERFLTLYHQIKSDANGYFSPEGIPYHSIETLICEAPDYGHMTTSEAYSYWLWLEVLYGHYTGDWSKLEAAWDNMEKYIIPVNEDGRDEQPHMSAYNPSSPATYAAEKPFPDQYPSQLTGARPAGQDPIDSELKSTYGTNETYLMHWLLDVDNWYGYGNLLNPSHTAAYVNTFQRGPQESVWESIPHPSQDDKSFGKPNEGFMSLFTKENQAPAAQWRYTNATDADARAIQAMYWAKELGYNRSAYLNKAKKMGDFLRYGMYDKYFQAIGSGKQGNPYPGSGKGACHYLMAWYTSWGGGLGEYANWSWRIGASHCHQGYQNPVAAYALSSDKGGLKPSSATGASDWKTTLKRQLEFYVWLQSKEGAIAGGATNSWNGDYSAYPAGRSTFYDMAYEDAPVYLDPPSNNWFGMQAWPMERVAEVYYIFMKDGEKTSENVQMAKSVVTKWVNYALDYIFIGSRPVSDEEGYFLDEQGQRILGGTNVSVATTSAPGEFWLPGNIAWSGQPDTWNGFQSATGNPNLTAVTKDPAQDTGVLGSLAKALIFFAAATKLETGDYTALGARAKNAAAQLLEVAWNYNDGVGIVTEEEKEDYDRFFRKEVYFPNGWNGTFGQGNQIPGASTIPSDPQRGGNGVYTSFADIRPDIKQDPAWSSLESKYQASFNETTGKWENGAPVFTYHRFWSQVDMATAYAEYHRLIN comes from the coding sequence TTGTCAAACAAAGAACGATTTTTAACGCTTTATCATCAAATCAAAAGCGATGCGAATGGCTATTTTTCACCAGAAGGAATTCCGTATCATTCAATTGAGACGCTCATTTGCGAAGCGCCTGATTACGGGCATATGACAACTTCAGAAGCGTATAGCTATTGGCTGTGGCTTGAGGTGCTGTACGGACATTACACAGGGGATTGGAGCAAATTAGAGGCAGCTTGGGACAATATGGAGAAGTACATCATCCCAGTCAATGAAGATGGACGTGATGAGCAACCGCATATGAGTGCTTATAATCCGTCCAGTCCAGCCACATACGCAGCAGAGAAACCATTTCCAGATCAATACCCAAGCCAGTTAACCGGTGCTCGTCCTGCTGGTCAAGATCCAATTGATAGTGAATTGAAATCAACTTATGGAACGAATGAAACGTATTTAATGCACTGGCTCCTTGACGTAGATAACTGGTATGGCTATGGAAACTTGCTCAACCCATCACATACAGCCGCATATGTGAACACATTCCAGCGTGGTCCACAGGAATCTGTATGGGAATCCATCCCTCATCCATCACAAGACGATAAATCTTTTGGCAAGCCGAATGAAGGCTTCATGAGCTTGTTCACAAAAGAAAATCAAGCTCCAGCTGCTCAGTGGCGCTATACGAATGCAACGGATGCTGATGCACGTGCAATACAAGCGATGTATTGGGCAAAGGAACTCGGCTATAATCGGTCAGCTTATCTTAATAAAGCGAAAAAAATGGGGGATTTCCTCCGTTACGGCATGTACGATAAATATTTTCAAGCGATTGGAAGTGGGAAGCAGGGTAATCCGTATCCTGGAAGCGGAAAGGGAGCTTGTCATTACTTAATGGCATGGTATACCTCTTGGGGCGGAGGACTCGGGGAGTATGCAAACTGGTCATGGCGTATCGGAGCGAGTCATTGCCATCAGGGATATCAAAATCCTGTCGCCGCTTATGCTTTATCCTCAGATAAAGGAGGCTTAAAGCCATCTTCAGCTACCGGGGCAAGCGATTGGAAAACCACATTAAAGAGACAGCTTGAATTTTACGTATGGCTTCAATCGAAAGAGGGTGCCATAGCAGGCGGCGCAACCAATAGCTGGAATGGAGACTATAGCGCTTATCCGGCAGGAAGAAGTACTTTTTATGATATGGCATATGAAGATGCACCTGTTTACCTTGACCCGCCTTCAAATAACTGGTTTGGAATGCAGGCGTGGCCAATGGAGCGTGTAGCAGAGGTTTATTATATTTTTATGAAAGATGGAGAAAAAACATCCGAAAATGTTCAAATGGCCAAATCTGTCGTGACAAAATGGGTCAACTATGCCTTAGATTACATTTTTATCGGCAGCCGTCCTGTGTCGGATGAAGAGGGTTATTTCTTAGATGAGCAAGGACAAAGAATTCTAGGAGGAACAAACGTTTCGGTTGCGACAACAAGTGCGCCGGGAGAGTTTTGGCTTCCAGGAAATATAGCTTGGAGCGGACAGCCTGATACTTGGAATGGATTCCAGTCTGCAACAGGAAATCCAAATTTAACTGCTGTAACAAAAGATCCAGCTCAGGATACGGGTGTATTAGGAAGTCTTGCCAAAGCTTTGATATTCTTTGCTGCAGCGACAAAGCTGGAAACAGGTGATTATACAGCGCTTGGTGCAAGAGCGAAAAATGCAGCCGCGCAGCTCCTAGAGGTTGCATGGAATTACAATGATGGCGTGGGCATTGTGACAGAGGAAGAAAAAGAAGACTATGACCGTTTCTTTAGAAAAGAAGTGTATTTCCCAAATGGTTGGAACGGGACATTTGGTCAAGGAAATCAAATTCCTGGAGCCAGTACCATTCCTTCTGATCCGCAGCGGGGAGGTAACGGGGTCTATACGAGTTTTGCAGATATTCGTCCAGACATTAAACAAGATCCTGCATGGTCTTCACTCGAGAGTAAATATCAGGCTTCATTTAATGAAACAACGGGCAAATGGGAGAACGGGGCGCCGGTTTTCACCTATCACCGCTTCTGGTCTCAAGTGGATATGGCCACTGCCTATGCTGAATATCATCGTCTTATCAACTAA
- a CDS encoding cellulase family glycosylhydrolase — MKKWAQRVSCFIFVAAIWSGWFSLTIKATAYVKTSGTQFTLNDQPFYFAGTNNYYFHYKSKKMVDAVFDDMKAMNLKVIRIWGFHDGTPQENSVLQSSPGVYEESGFQKLDYAIYKAGQEGIKLVIPLVNNWDDFGGMNQYVKWFGAGSHDAFYTDSRIQKAYKNYVRYVLERTNTYTGVQYKDDPAIMTWELANEPRMQSDPTGNVLVKWADEMSTWIKSLDRHHLVAVGDEGFFRIPGHEDWFYGGGEGVDWDRLTSLPHIDYGTYHLYPDHWNKSAAWGVKWIEDHITRGKSIGKPVVLEEFGYQNQSARPDVYRSWLSAVERLGGAGSQFWILTSIQDDDSLYPDYDGFRIIKGSREAALISEHAKRMNEKNR; from the coding sequence ATGAAAAAGTGGGCTCAAAGAGTGTCTTGCTTCATATTTGTGGCTGCTATATGGTCCGGCTGGTTTTCGCTTACGATTAAGGCCACCGCTTATGTGAAGACGTCTGGTACACAATTTACGCTGAACGATCAACCATTTTACTTCGCCGGCACAAATAATTACTATTTTCATTACAAATCTAAAAAAATGGTAGATGCAGTGTTCGACGATATGAAAGCAATGAATTTAAAGGTCATACGGATTTGGGGCTTTCACGACGGGACCCCTCAAGAAAACTCAGTCTTACAATCTAGTCCAGGTGTCTATGAAGAATCGGGTTTTCAAAAATTAGATTACGCGATTTATAAAGCAGGACAGGAAGGAATAAAGCTTGTCATCCCACTAGTGAATAATTGGGATGACTTTGGCGGTATGAATCAATATGTGAAGTGGTTCGGGGCAGGATCGCATGATGCCTTTTATACAGATTCTCGTATTCAAAAAGCTTACAAAAATTATGTGCGCTATGTATTAGAAAGAACCAATACGTATACAGGTGTTCAATATAAAGACGATCCAGCTATTATGACCTGGGAATTAGCCAATGAGCCGCGCATGCAGTCAGATCCAACCGGAAATGTACTGGTCAAATGGGCAGATGAAATGAGTACATGGATCAAATCGCTTGATCGTCACCATCTTGTTGCAGTAGGAGATGAAGGATTCTTTCGCATACCAGGACATGAAGACTGGTTTTACGGAGGCGGAGAAGGCGTCGATTGGGATCGTTTGACATCTCTTCCTCATATCGATTATGGAACCTATCATCTGTACCCAGATCACTGGAACAAGTCTGCTGCCTGGGGAGTAAAATGGATTGAAGACCATATCACCCGCGGGAAGTCAATCGGAAAACCAGTTGTGCTAGAAGAGTTTGGCTATCAAAATCAATCAGCTCGTCCTGACGTTTATCGAAGCTGGCTGTCAGCGGTAGAGCGGCTCGGAGGAGCTGGCAGTCAATTTTGGATTTTAACAAGCATTCAGGACGATGACTCGCTCTATCCGGATTATGACGGTTTCCGCATCATAAAAGGTAGCAGGGAGGCAGCACTTATCAGTGAACATGCGAAAAGAATGAATGAAAAGAACAGATGA